The segment CCTCCTGGCCGCGCTCCTCGCACTCGGGCGGTCCTTGCACGTAACCGCCTTGCTGCTCCCCGTCCTGGTCGTCCCGCAGGTCTTGATGACCGTCGGCCTCGCCTGGCTTGCAGGCAGCTTCGGTGTCTTCGTGCGCGATCTCGGCCAGTTCATCGGCCTGGCGCTGACGACCTGGATGTTCCTCACGCCGATCTTCTATGCTCCCGAGGCCGTGCCCACGGCATTTCGAGCCGTGTTCGACCTCAACCCCCTGGTCGCCTTGATCGACGCGCACCGCAGCGTGCTCCTCGAGGGCGCGCTCCCCGACGCCCGCTCCCTGGGGATCCTGACCCTCGCGAGTGCCGGCGTCTTCGGACTCGGGCTCGCCTGGTTCCGGCGCAGCAAGCCCTTGTTCGCGGACGTGCTCTGAGCGATGCGCGCGCCCCTCATCGCCGTGTCCGGCCTGTCGAAGAAGTATCAGGTCTACGATCGCCCGATCGACCGCCTCAAGGAGGCCCTGTCGAGGGGCCGCAGGGCGTATCACCGCGACTTCTGGGCCCTCCGGGAACTCTCGTTCGA is part of the Candidatus Tanganyikabacteria bacterium genome and harbors:
- a CDS encoding ABC transporter permease — encoded protein: MVTSLRQSPLPRLRRFASLLAMLAGRDLKLRYRGAFLGALWAVLQPLAMLALYTFVFSIVLRVKMGSDASPHTFALYLMAGMLPWLAISEALARSVSAIVDNANLVKKVVFPLEVLPVVPVVSALAAQAIGTALLLAALLALGRSLHVTALLLPVLVVPQVLMTVGLAWLAGSFGVFVRDLGQFIGLALTTWMFLTPIFYAPEAVPTAFRAVFDLNPLVALIDAHRSVLLEGALPDARSLGILTLASAGVFGLGLAWFRRSKPLFADVL